One genomic segment of Trichococcus shcherbakoviae includes these proteins:
- a CDS encoding SemiSWEET transporter: protein MIGFIAAVLTTLSFVPQAWQIIKTKDTSGISLGMYAMFVAGVFLWLIHGWNIQDYAIISANGITLVLASIILFYKIKYK, encoded by the coding sequence ATGATAGGGTTCATCGCAGCTGTTTTAACAACATTGTCATTCGTGCCGCAAGCGTGGCAGATCATCAAAACCAAAGACACCTCAGGCATCTCGTTGGGCATGTACGCCATGTTTGTGGCTGGGGTTTTTCTATGGTTAATCCACGGATGGAACATCCAGGATTATGCTATCATTTCGGCGAACGGCATCACCTTGGTACTGGCTTCAATTATTTTGTTTTATAAAATCAAATATAAATAA
- a CDS encoding MurR/RpiR family transcriptional regulator, which produces MLIRERLENFDFSNSEQKIVTYILEKKAAIEEMTTKEIAEATYTSPSTLVRIAHKMNFSGWSDLKEAFLKEEEYLQKHFSEINANLPFHRNDTIMSIASKIAALEKESIDDTLSLITHDDLQKAIQIIRKSSYTSLFAVSNNLLITQEFQHNMSRIKKRVEICLLQGETIFKAHLADPSSCAIIVSYSGETSILNETIQYLKANNIPIIAITNIGDNTTARLADCVLKICTREKLYSKIATFSTDSAIVYLLDVLYSCIFALDYDANLQLRISTSKMIEAGRSSTVDIIKEEDHVSR; this is translated from the coding sequence ATGCTCATCAGAGAACGGCTGGAGAATTTTGATTTCTCGAACAGCGAACAAAAGATAGTGACCTATATACTTGAGAAAAAAGCGGCCATCGAGGAAATGACCACAAAAGAGATTGCCGAGGCGACTTACACTTCCCCTTCCACATTGGTAAGGATTGCCCATAAGATGAACTTCAGCGGCTGGAGCGATTTAAAGGAAGCCTTCCTGAAAGAAGAGGAATATTTGCAGAAACATTTCAGTGAAATAAACGCCAATCTGCCTTTTCACCGTAATGATACCATCATGTCGATTGCAAGTAAAATTGCTGCCTTGGAAAAGGAATCCATCGACGATACCTTGTCGCTGATCACCCATGACGACCTGCAGAAGGCCATCCAGATCATCAGGAAGTCTTCCTATACCAGTCTTTTTGCAGTCAGCAACAACCTGTTGATCACGCAGGAATTCCAACACAACATGTCCCGGATCAAAAAACGAGTGGAAATCTGCTTGTTGCAGGGCGAAACGATCTTCAAGGCGCACCTGGCGGATCCTTCCTCTTGCGCAATCATCGTCTCCTATTCCGGAGAAACTTCGATATTGAACGAAACAATCCAATATTTAAAAGCGAACAATATCCCCATCATCGCCATCACCAATATCGGGGACAATACGACCGCCCGGCTTGCGGATTGCGTGCTCAAAATTTGCACAAGGGAGAAGCTCTATTCAAAAATCGCCACCTTCTCCACCGACAGCGCCATCGTGTACCTGCTGGACGTACTCTATTCCTGCATCTTTGCACTCGATTACGATGCCAACCTGCAACTGCGGATCAGCACTTCCAAGATGATTGAAGCCGGCCGATCCTCAACGGTTGATATCATCAAGGAAGAGGATCACGTTTCGAGATGA
- a CDS encoding N-acetyltransferase: protein MAITLKKCRSEDLADLQAIGIETFTDTFAAHNTPEDLQAYLDKAYDPEKLKEELSAEGSTFYFLYDGVELAGYMKINVEAALTEKLDADSLEVERIYIRPAFKRRGLGKYLIDKAIEIARVQGKELIWLGVWEHNLNAIAFYEKMGFVHTGSHSFFMGDDEQTDFIMTKKLG, encoded by the coding sequence ATGGCAATCACACTGAAAAAATGCAGAAGCGAAGATTTGGCGGATCTTCAAGCAATCGGCATCGAAACGTTCACGGACACTTTCGCGGCCCACAACACGCCGGAAGACCTGCAGGCTTACCTGGATAAGGCCTACGATCCGGAAAAGCTGAAGGAGGAACTTTCGGCTGAAGGTTCGACCTTCTACTTTCTGTATGACGGGGTGGAACTTGCGGGCTACATGAAGATCAATGTCGAGGCAGCCTTGACGGAAAAACTGGATGCTGATTCGTTGGAAGTGGAGCGGATCTACATCCGGCCTGCCTTCAAGCGCAGAGGGCTCGGGAAATATCTGATCGACAAAGCGATCGAAATAGCCCGCGTTCAAGGCAAGGAGCTGATCTGGCTGGGGGTCTGGGAACACAATCTGAATGCCATCGCGTTTTATGAAAAGATGGGATTCGTCCATACCGGCTCGCATTCGTTCTTTATGGGCGACGATGAACAGACCGACTTCATCATGACTAAGAAACTGGGCTGA
- a CDS encoding MarR family transcriptional regulator — MAEILREIGMIARALDSIANIEFKEFDLTRGQYLYLIRICENPGIIQEKLAEMIKVDRTTASRAIKKLEANGFIEKRIDSANRKIKRIFPTEKGNEISPNISRENEHSERVALQGLSEDESALLLGLLQKVRKNVEGDWEYVKKGNKRNY, encoded by the coding sequence ATGGCGGAAATTCTCCGTGAAATCGGCATGATCGCCAGGGCTTTGGATTCGATCGCGAATATTGAGTTCAAGGAGTTCGACCTGACGAGGGGGCAGTACTTGTACCTCATCCGGATCTGCGAAAATCCGGGCATCATCCAGGAAAAACTGGCGGAAATGATCAAAGTCGACCGCACGACGGCTTCGCGCGCCATCAAAAAACTGGAAGCGAATGGCTTCATAGAAAAGAGAATCGACTCCGCAAACAGAAAGATCAAACGCATTTTCCCGACTGAAAAAGGGAACGAAATCTCCCCGAACATCAGCAGAGAAAATGAGCACTCGGAACGGGTGGCGCTGCAGGGTTTATCGGAAGATGAATCAGCGCTTCTCCTCGGTCTGCTCCAAAAGGTCAGGAAAAACGTCGAAGGCGATTGGGAATACGTGAAAAAAGGCAACAAAAGAAACTACTGA
- a CDS encoding MerR family transcriptional regulator produces the protein MKIAQVSKEKNISLDGLRYYERIGLIPPVKRVKGGIREYSDEDLKWLDFMMEVRSAGVSIEPLIDYVRLCGEGFHTVQARRDLWVDECDLLEEKIFGLQETLAQMKGKVDHYDGMLKG, from the coding sequence ATGAAAATCGCTCAAGTCAGCAAAGAGAAGAATATTTCACTTGATGGTTTGCGTTATTATGAACGGATCGGGCTGATCCCGCCCGTGAAACGGGTCAAAGGCGGCATCCGGGAGTATTCGGATGAGGATCTGAAGTGGCTGGATTTCATGATGGAGGTGCGATCTGCGGGGGTGTCGATCGAACCGTTGATCGATTATGTGCGTCTGTGTGGCGAAGGCTTCCATACCGTTCAGGCCAGGCGGGATCTGTGGGTCGACGAGTGCGACCTGTTGGAAGAGAAAATTTTCGGACTGCAGGAGACCTTGGCGCAAATGAAAGGCAAAGTAGACCATTACGACGGGATGCTGAAAGGCTAG
- a CDS encoding carboxymuconolactone decarboxylase family protein — translation MKMSETAKKNHDELFPGHVSILAEKDPEFIEVFDNFAFDEVLQCTSLDVKERQKVLLAALIAMQCVNEFKAMAKGSLNVAVTPIELKEIVYQAVPYAGLGKVFDFLHAANEVLEERGITLPLEGQSTTTVENRFEKGLEIVREAAGNTVDKMLDTMPQNQKHFATFLADNCFGDFFTRSGLSIQERELLIFTMLASMGGAEPQMKGHIRNNLRIGNDKQKLLDTITVLLPFIGYPRTLTALNCLNEVAPEES, via the coding sequence ATGAAAATGAGCGAAACTGCCAAAAAGAACCATGATGAACTGTTTCCCGGGCACGTGTCGATATTGGCTGAAAAGGATCCGGAATTTATTGAAGTTTTTGATAATTTCGCGTTTGATGAAGTGCTGCAATGCACCAGTTTGGATGTGAAGGAAAGGCAGAAAGTGCTGTTGGCTGCTTTGATCGCCATGCAATGCGTGAACGAGTTCAAAGCGATGGCGAAGGGTTCTTTGAATGTAGCCGTCACGCCGATAGAGCTGAAGGAGATCGTCTATCAGGCCGTCCCTTATGCCGGCTTGGGGAAAGTGTTCGATTTCCTGCATGCGGCAAATGAAGTGTTGGAGGAAAGAGGGATTACGCTGCCGTTGGAGGGCCAATCCACAACGACTGTCGAAAACCGTTTTGAGAAGGGATTGGAAATTGTCCGCGAAGCTGCGGGGAACACTGTGGATAAAATGTTGGACACGATGCCGCAGAACCAGAAGCATTTTGCCACTTTTTTGGCGGATAACTGTTTCGGCGATTTCTTTACGCGCAGCGGGTTATCGATCCAGGAACGGGAACTGCTGATCTTTACCATGCTGGCTTCGATGGGCGGAGCTGAGCCGCAAATGAAGGGACATATCCGCAACAACCTCCGCATCGGCAATGATAAGCAAAAGTTATTGGATACAATCACAGTATTGTTGCCGTTCATCGGGTATCCGCGGACATTGACGGCGCTGAATTGCCTGAATGAAGTCGCTCCGGAAGAAAGCTGA
- a CDS encoding aldo/keto reductase, with product MEYLKLGNTGMEVSKLCLGCMGFGETERGREKWSIGEAESREVIKKALDSGINFFDTANLYSAGSSEEIVGKALKDFANRDEIVLASKLYFPMFDGPNAKGLSRKSIFAEIDHSLKRLQTNYLDLYIIHRWDYGTPIEETMEALHDLVKMGKVRYIGASSMHAWQFAKAQFIAEKNGWTKFVSMQNLYNLLYREEEREMIPLLQDQKVAMTPWSPLAGGRLTRDIGAVTARTSQSVQADLPAYVVASNNEVISRVHKLADERGITRGQVATAWMLSKDYVTSPLIGATKVKYLDDALGAFEIALSAAEIKYLEEAYVPRNISGYR from the coding sequence ATGGAATATTTAAAATTAGGGAATACCGGTATGGAAGTCTCAAAACTCTGTCTGGGTTGCATGGGCTTCGGGGAAACGGAACGCGGTCGGGAAAAATGGTCGATAGGTGAAGCGGAAAGCCGCGAAGTCATCAAAAAAGCTTTGGACTCCGGAATCAATTTCTTCGATACTGCAAACTTGTACTCAGCTGGATCCAGCGAAGAGATCGTAGGCAAGGCTTTGAAGGATTTCGCCAACCGCGATGAAATCGTCTTGGCTTCCAAATTATATTTCCCGATGTTCGACGGACCGAATGCGAAAGGCTTGTCACGCAAAAGCATCTTCGCCGAAATCGATCACTCTTTGAAAAGATTGCAGACCAATTATCTGGACCTGTACATCATCCACCGCTGGGATTACGGCACACCTATCGAAGAGACGATGGAAGCACTGCACGATTTGGTGAAAATGGGGAAAGTGCGTTATATCGGAGCCTCTTCCATGCATGCTTGGCAATTTGCCAAAGCCCAATTCATCGCCGAGAAGAACGGCTGGACGAAATTTGTTTCCATGCAGAACCTGTACAATCTTCTCTACCGGGAAGAAGAACGCGAAATGATCCCTTTACTGCAGGACCAAAAAGTGGCGATGACGCCTTGGAGCCCGTTGGCGGGAGGAAGATTGACGAGGGATATCGGTGCCGTCACAGCCCGCACCAGCCAATCCGTACAAGCTGATCTGCCTGCTTACGTTGTGGCTTCCAACAATGAAGTCATCTCGAGGGTCCATAAATTAGCGGACGAGCGCGGCATCACCCGCGGACAAGTCGCGACAGCTTGGATGCTGAGCAAAGACTACGTCACCTCCCCACTGATCGGCGCGACGAAAGTGAAATATCTGGATGATGCCTTGGGTGCATTCGAAATTGCATTGAGCGCAGCAGAGATCAAGTACTTGGAAGAAGCTTATGTTCCGAGGAATATCTCAGGGTACAGATAG
- a CDS encoding glycoside hydrolase family 43 protein encodes MKTEEIIIRDPYVLLHEDKYYLYETRSKSCWGEMDGFDCYVSADLDNWEGPFEIFRKEENFWADQSYWAPECYHKEGSFYLVATLGAENRKKSVNLLKADSPLGPFHYCSQLTSSDRECIDGTIYEEHGYGYLVYSNTLQDTITGDMCAIQLSDDWESTIGDPFKLFAANDAKWALPVPFAKSEFGIDGEAYFSDGPSLFKAKNSNLVMLWSSWAGKGYSVGVAYSESGKIQGPWKHESKLLIENGGHGMIFQKMDGTWNFSLHYPNDRYNEHPLFISISDGELPLEV; translated from the coding sequence ATGAAAACTGAAGAGATTATCATCAGAGACCCTTATGTTTTGTTGCATGAAGACAAATATTATCTTTACGAAACACGGAGTAAAAGTTGTTGGGGTGAAATGGATGGATTTGATTGCTACGTCAGTGCTGATTTAGACAATTGGGAAGGGCCCTTTGAAATATTCCGTAAAGAAGAGAATTTCTGGGCAGATCAAAGTTATTGGGCACCCGAATGCTATCACAAAGAGGGGAGTTTCTATCTGGTAGCTACATTAGGAGCAGAAAACAGAAAGAAATCAGTGAATCTATTAAAAGCTGATTCGCCATTAGGTCCCTTTCATTATTGTTCCCAATTGACCTCCTCAGATCGAGAATGTATTGATGGAACGATTTATGAAGAGCATGGATATGGGTATTTGGTTTATTCGAATACGTTGCAGGATACAATAACTGGCGATATGTGCGCCATCCAACTCTCCGATGATTGGGAATCCACTATTGGAGATCCTTTTAAACTATTCGCTGCTAACGATGCAAAGTGGGCACTTCCAGTTCCATTCGCTAAGTCTGAATTTGGTATTGATGGCGAAGCATATTTTTCCGATGGCCCAAGTTTATTCAAAGCAAAAAATAGCAATTTAGTAATGTTGTGGTCCAGTTGGGCGGGGAAAGGTTATTCAGTAGGTGTGGCCTATTCTGAATCTGGAAAAATTCAAGGGCCCTGGAAACATGAAAGCAAGCTCCTCATTGAAAATGGCGGTCATGGTATGATTTTTCAAAAGATGGACGGCACTTGGAATTTCTCGCTTCATTATCCCAATGATAGATATAATGAACACCCATTATTTATCAGCATTTCCGACGGGGAACTTCCTTTAGAAGTGTAA
- a CDS encoding AraC family transcriptional regulator, with protein MKKSIYTPYCFVQDYLTEYFLEFEKNTEVVKAIQSIYMANKTSTIPFTPDFSSWDVSDSEQLVHIFSENTIDISPIIRDPKRLTTNVSEDYFIFSDRDAKILLHFYNEAAHTHSHNYFEINYVLKGSMKFECVGETRTMSEGELCIIAPETNHTIEADDQSIIICIVIKKSTFHTSFFDILRYDSLLSQFFHNSLYTSNKNYLLFIVPPSEKFCEIIKNIFIESHSNEPNANAVCCSYINIFLNEVLRNFSNTYLYFKPTNTISSQITPILAYIKNNYQSVSLQFLAEKFNYDAAYLGKQIKRLTGSSYNEIVNKYKVDNAVLLLKYSEKKISEISESVGYNSTDHFSRCFKDEFNLSPIQYRKKIQSNFENDDYSH; from the coding sequence GTGAAGAAAAGTATTTACACACCTTATTGTTTTGTTCAAGATTATTTGACTGAGTATTTTTTAGAGTTTGAAAAGAATACGGAAGTTGTTAAAGCAATTCAATCTATATATATGGCAAATAAAACATCTACAATTCCGTTTACACCAGATTTTTCTAGTTGGGACGTATCCGATAGCGAGCAGTTAGTGCATATTTTTTCAGAAAACACTATTGATATCTCGCCGATCATCCGTGATCCAAAAAGATTGACAACAAATGTATCTGAGGACTACTTCATTTTCTCTGACAGGGATGCAAAAATATTGCTTCATTTTTATAATGAAGCAGCTCACACTCATAGTCATAATTATTTCGAAATAAACTATGTTTTAAAAGGTAGTATGAAATTTGAATGTGTCGGAGAAACCAGAACAATGAGTGAAGGCGAACTGTGTATCATTGCTCCCGAAACAAACCACACTATAGAAGCAGATGATCAAAGTATCATAATCTGTATAGTAATCAAAAAAAGTACATTCCACACTTCATTTTTTGATATCTTACGTTATGATAGCCTACTGTCTCAATTCTTTCACAATAGTTTATACACTTCCAATAAAAATTACTTGCTGTTTATAGTTCCTCCTAGTGAGAAATTTTGCGAGATCATCAAGAATATTTTTATTGAATCCCACTCCAATGAACCGAATGCAAATGCCGTTTGCTGCAGCTACATCAATATATTTTTGAATGAAGTGTTACGAAATTTTAGCAATACCTATTTGTACTTCAAACCAACAAACACGATTTCATCGCAAATCACCCCCATATTGGCATACATTAAAAATAACTACCAATCGGTATCGTTGCAATTTCTAGCTGAAAAATTCAACTATGATGCGGCATACTTAGGCAAACAGATAAAAAGATTGACGGGATCTTCCTATAATGAAATTGTAAACAAGTATAAAGTGGATAATGCAGTGCTATTACTGAAGTATTCTGAGAAAAAAATATCAGAAATTAGCGAATCCGTCGGATACAACTCTACTGACCATTTCTCTCGCTGTTTCAAAGATGAATTTAATCTTTCACCCATACAATACCGAAAAAAAATACAATCAAATTTTGAAAATGATGATTACTCTCATTAA
- a CDS encoding Cof-type HAD-IIB family hydrolase: MDKKIIFLDIDGTLVTDDGWVPASAADACRQARLNGHEIYLCTGRSKPEIYDFIMEIGFDGIIGAGGGFVELNDGMLYHKTVPASEVRRMVDFFNQHSVDFYLESNGGLFASKNFLPHVERCIYGDIANDPDARRRKEEQPHPFIEGLIYGEEDLYKSDVNKACFLQSDKLSFAQIKAEFENAFDTIQCTVPQFGDDSGELMVPGVHKATAIDALLTHLNLPKERTIAIGDGLNDLEMFDYCAVGIAMGNAKEELKAVADHVTSSVDEDGLHQAFRTFGLI; encoded by the coding sequence TTGGATAAAAAAATTATTTTTTTGGATATTGATGGTACTTTGGTGACCGATGATGGCTGGGTTCCCGCATCCGCTGCGGATGCATGCAGACAAGCCCGCTTGAATGGACACGAGATTTATTTATGCACCGGCCGGTCAAAACCGGAAATCTATGATTTCATTATGGAAATCGGCTTTGACGGCATCATCGGCGCTGGCGGCGGCTTTGTTGAGCTGAATGATGGAATGTTGTACCACAAAACGGTCCCAGCCAGCGAAGTCAGGCGGATGGTGGATTTCTTCAATCAGCATAGCGTTGACTTTTACTTGGAATCAAACGGCGGGCTGTTCGCCAGCAAGAATTTTCTGCCGCATGTGGAACGCTGCATTTACGGCGATATCGCTAACGATCCAGATGCCCGCAGACGCAAAGAAGAACAGCCTCACCCCTTCATTGAGGGATTGATCTACGGGGAAGAGGATTTGTATAAATCCGATGTCAATAAGGCTTGTTTCCTTCAGAGCGACAAACTTTCATTCGCACAGATCAAGGCGGAATTCGAAAATGCTTTTGATACGATACAGTGCACCGTGCCTCAATTTGGGGATGACAGCGGCGAACTGATGGTACCAGGCGTACACAAAGCGACTGCAATCGACGCGTTATTGACACACCTGAACTTACCCAAAGAGCGGACGATCGCGATTGGAGACGGCTTGAATGATTTGGAGATGTTCGACTATTGTGCGGTGGGCATCGCTATGGGGAATGCCAAGGAAGAATTGAAGGCTGTCGCGGATCATGTCACGAGTTCGGTGGATGAAGATGGCCTTCATCAGGCATTCCGTACTTTCGGGCTCATCTGA
- the proB gene encoding glutamate 5-kinase has product MRNKILDRKRIVIKIGTSSLMLADGSVNYQTFDRLAYVLTVLRNQGKEIVLVSSGAIGVGLNRLNLPHRPKTIPEQQAVASVGQSELMNLYTRFFSHYNQIVGQILMTLDIVQFPESRRNAVNAFEQLLKMGIIPIVNENDAVSVEELDHLTKFGDNDRLSATVAEIISADLLIMLSDVPGFYDKNPMAHPDAVLFHTIHAVTAKEMALAGGNGSKFGTGGMATKLKAAEQILKNKQQMVLTQATDPTVLFDILAGKEIGTYFVREDK; this is encoded by the coding sequence ATTCGCAACAAAATATTGGACCGCAAAAGGATCGTCATCAAAATCGGCACAAGTTCTTTGATGCTGGCCGATGGATCCGTCAACTACCAAACTTTCGACAGGCTTGCTTATGTCTTGACTGTTTTGCGCAATCAAGGCAAAGAAATTGTCTTGGTGTCATCCGGCGCAATCGGAGTCGGGCTCAACCGCCTGAACCTGCCGCATCGTCCGAAAACCATCCCGGAACAACAAGCCGTCGCTTCTGTGGGGCAATCCGAGCTGATGAACCTCTACACCCGCTTTTTCTCGCACTATAACCAAATCGTGGGGCAAATACTCATGACCTTGGATATCGTGCAGTTCCCGGAAAGCCGCAGGAATGCCGTAAACGCCTTCGAACAGTTGTTGAAAATGGGCATCATCCCGATCGTGAATGAGAATGACGCTGTCTCCGTTGAAGAACTGGATCACTTGACCAAATTCGGGGATAACGATCGCCTTTCTGCAACCGTTGCGGAGATCATCTCCGCTGACCTGCTGATCATGCTTTCCGATGTCCCAGGTTTTTATGATAAAAATCCGATGGCGCATCCGGATGCCGTCCTCTTCCACACCATTCATGCCGTCACGGCCAAGGAAATGGCTTTGGCTGGCGGGAACGGTTCGAAATTCGGGACCGGCGGCATGGCAACCAAATTGAAGGCTGCCGAACAAATACTGAAGAATAAGCAGCAGATGGTATTGACGCAAGCCACCGACCCGACCGTACTATTCGATATACTGGCTGGAAAAGAAATAGGAACCTATTTTGTGAGAGAAGACAAGTAG
- a CDS encoding glutamate-5-semialdehyde dehydrogenase: protein MNSLLQEMGIAAKAAANSLRKASTKQKNEGLLAMEAALYTHQDAILTANAKDIAAAAANGLPTPMIERLTLNPQRIKGMADSFKEIAQLPDPVGYVEEMTKSADGLTIGKQRVPLGVIGIIYESRPNVTADASALCFKSGNAVILRGGKEALESNKAIMTALQSGLADAGFAKETLQLIPDPSRELASEFMKMNGYLDCLIPRGGAGLIQNVLKNATVPVIETGVGNCHLYIDKDAELEMATRILVNAKCSRPSVCNSIETLVVHEAIANAFLPVFAEALAPYKVELRGDAKTCSILSEAVPATEEDFAAEFSDFILAVKVVSSYDDAIAHIQKYSTGHSEVIVTDHYQTAQNFLNDIDAAAVYINASSRFTDGGCFGFGGEIGISTQKLHARGPMGLKELTSYKYIIYGEGQIRA, encoded by the coding sequence ATGAACAGTTTATTGCAAGAAATGGGCATTGCCGCAAAAGCCGCAGCCAACAGCCTGAGGAAAGCCTCAACCAAACAAAAGAACGAGGGACTTTTGGCCATGGAAGCCGCCCTTTACACGCATCAAGATGCTATCCTGACTGCAAACGCGAAGGACATCGCAGCTGCCGCGGCCAATGGTTTGCCGACGCCGATGATCGAACGTTTGACTTTGAACCCGCAACGGATCAAAGGGATGGCGGACAGTTTTAAGGAAATCGCACAACTGCCTGATCCGGTCGGCTATGTCGAAGAAATGACGAAATCAGCCGATGGTTTGACGATAGGCAAGCAACGTGTTCCGCTTGGCGTTATCGGAATCATTTACGAATCGCGCCCAAACGTCACGGCGGATGCGAGTGCCCTTTGCTTTAAATCCGGGAATGCTGTCATCCTGCGCGGTGGAAAAGAGGCCTTGGAATCCAACAAAGCCATCATGACCGCATTGCAGTCCGGCCTCGCGGACGCCGGCTTCGCCAAGGAAACGCTGCAACTGATCCCTGATCCGTCCCGCGAATTGGCCAGCGAATTCATGAAAATGAATGGCTATCTGGATTGCCTGATCCCTCGTGGTGGAGCCGGCCTGATCCAGAACGTACTGAAAAACGCGACAGTGCCAGTCATCGAAACAGGCGTCGGAAATTGCCACTTGTACATCGATAAAGATGCCGAATTAGAAATGGCTACGCGCATTCTGGTGAATGCGAAATGTTCCCGCCCTTCCGTCTGCAATTCCATCGAGACGCTTGTTGTCCACGAAGCAATCGCGAATGCTTTCCTGCCTGTTTTCGCGGAAGCTTTGGCGCCTTATAAAGTGGAATTGCGCGGCGATGCGAAGACTTGCAGCATCCTGTCTGAAGCTGTTCCAGCAACAGAAGAAGATTTCGCTGCCGAATTCTCAGATTTCATTTTGGCAGTCAAAGTGGTTTCCTCCTATGACGATGCCATCGCGCATATCCAAAAATACAGCACAGGCCATTCCGAAGTGATCGTCACCGATCATTACCAAACGGCACAGAACTTCCTGAACGATATCGATGCAGCGGCAGTCTACATCAACGCCTCTTCTCGTTTCACGGACGGCGGTTGTTTCGGCTTCGGTGGAGAAATCGGCATCAGTACGCAAAAACTCCATGCCCGTGGACCGATGGGATTGAAGGAATTGACTTCCTACAAATACATCATCTACGGCGAAGGCCAAATCAGAGCCTAA
- a CDS encoding FAD-dependent oxidoreductase, producing MQKKIAVIGGGIVGATASYYLAKAGHSVSVFDSGTGQATAAAAGIICPWLSRRRNKKWYRLVSEGAAFYDKLLADLASDGLKTDAYARCGALILGQSDKYIQEVHDRARERCEQAPLIGSIAILKGAELQKSFPVLTNVEQALYVGGGARVDGRELTKTLLQATTQYGGTIHKESASLTKDNDGTLSILTPDGPHSFDAIILAAGAWLPQILQPLGYTVDVRGQKGQLVVLQTEDNDPQNYPVIMPQGEIDLLPFGHGKTVIGASHENDKGYDLQPDASVTDPMLEQAYTWLPHLKDAATTEIRVGTRAYTSDFSPFFGSVPGLDNCFAASGLGSSGLTSGPLIGYLLAELAQGKESSLPTQDYPIAAYVKLVGR from the coding sequence ATGCAAAAGAAGATTGCAGTAATCGGTGGAGGCATCGTAGGCGCCACCGCCAGTTACTACTTGGCAAAAGCCGGCCACAGCGTCAGCGTGTTCGACAGCGGCACAGGCCAAGCAACAGCCGCGGCGGCAGGGATCATTTGCCCTTGGCTGTCCAGACGCCGCAACAAAAAATGGTACCGCCTCGTCTCAGAAGGCGCGGCTTTTTATGACAAGCTGCTGGCCGACTTGGCTTCCGACGGCTTGAAGACGGATGCCTACGCACGCTGCGGCGCCCTGATCCTGGGACAATCCGACAAATACATCCAGGAGGTCCACGACCGTGCACGGGAACGGTGCGAGCAGGCGCCTCTGATCGGCAGCATTGCCATCCTGAAGGGAGCCGAACTCCAAAAGTCCTTCCCAGTCCTCACCAACGTCGAACAAGCCCTTTACGTAGGCGGTGGTGCCCGCGTGGACGGTCGGGAATTGACGAAGACCTTGCTGCAGGCAACAACCCAATACGGAGGCACTATTCACAAAGAATCCGCCTCCCTCACCAAGGATAACGACGGCACCTTGTCCATCCTGACACCGGACGGACCGCACAGTTTCGATGCGATCATCCTGGCAGCCGGCGCCTGGTTGCCCCAAATCCTCCAGCCGCTTGGGTATACGGTCGATGTCCGGGGCCAGAAGGGGCAACTGGTCGTCCTCCAAACCGAAGACAACGATCCCCAAAACTACCCGGTCATCATGCCCCAAGGCGAAATCGACCTGCTTCCGTTCGGCCATGGGAAAACAGTCATCGGCGCAAGCCATGAGAACGACAAAGGCTATGACCTGCAGCCTGATGCTTCCGTCACGGATCCGATGCTGGAACAAGCCTACACTTGGCTCCCTCATCTGAAAGATGCGGCAACCACAGAAATCCGTGTCGGCACGAGGGCGTATACTTCAGACTTCAGCCCCTTCTTCGGCAGCGTACCGGGTCTGGACAACTGCTTCGCGGCAAGCGGGCTCGGCTCATCCGGACTGACTTCCGGCCCGCTGATTGGCTATTTGTTGGCCGAATTGGCGCAAGGCAAAGAAAGCAGCTTACCAACCCAGGATTATCCGATCGCCGCCTACGTCAAACTGGTCGGTCGCTAG